A stretch of Perognathus longimembris pacificus isolate PPM17 chromosome 1, ASM2315922v1, whole genome shotgun sequence DNA encodes these proteins:
- the Dgka gene encoding diacylglycerol kinase alpha isoform X2 — translation MAKEKGLISPEDFAQLQKYMEYSTKKVSDVLKLFEHGEMAKYLQGDAIGYEGFQQFLKIYLEVEQVPIHLSQALFQSFHTGHYLNETMIKDVVCLSDVSCYFSLLEGGRPEDKLEFTFKLYDTDRNGILDSSEVEKIILQMMRMAEYLDWDVSELRPILQEMMKEIDYDGSGSVSLAEWVRAGATTVPLLVLLGMEMTLKDDGQHMWRPKRFPRPVYCNLCESSIGLGKQGLSCNLCKYTVHDQCAMKAMPCEVSTYAKSRKDIGIQSHVWVRGGCESGRCDRCQKKIRTYHSLTGLHCVWCHLEIHDDCLQTMGSECDGGLLRDHILPPSSIYPSVLASGQDRKQSKTSQKTLDDLNLCTSEALRIDPVSNTHPLLVFVNPKSGGKQGQRVLWKFQYILNPRQVFNLLKDGPEPGLRFFKDVPDCRILVCGGDGTVGWILESIDKANLPVVPPVAVLPLGTGNDLARCLRWGGGYEGQNLAKILKDIEMSKVVHIDRWSVEVIPQKTEEKCDPVPFHIINNYFSIGVDASIAHQFHVMREKYPEKFNSRMKNKLWYFEFATSESIFSTCKRLEDSLTVEICGKPLDLTNLSLEGIAVLNIPSTHGGSNLWGDTKKPQGDICGINQALGTTAKVITDPDILKTCVPDLSDKRLEVVGLEGAIEMGQIYTKLKSAGHRLAKCSEITFHTTKTLPMQIDGEPWMQTPCTIKITHKNQMPMLMGPPPRSHNFFGFLG, via the exons ATGGCCAAGGAGAAGGGCCTAATAAGCCCTGAAGACTTTGCCCAACTGCAAAAATATATGGAAT ACTCCACCAAAAAGGTCAGTGATGTCCTAAAGCTCTTCGAGCATGGTGAGATGGCTAAATATCTCCAAGGAGAT GCCATTGGGTACGAAGGATTCCAGCAATTCCTGAAAATCTACCTAGAAGTGGAACAAGTTCCCATCcacctgagccaggcactgtttCAATCCTTCCACACTGGTCACTATTTAAACGAGACCATGATCAAAG ATGTAGTGTGTCTCAGTGATGTCTCCTGCTACTTCTCTCTCCTGGAGGGTGGTCGGCCAGAAGACAAGCTGGAAT TTACCTTCAAGCTGTACGACACGGACAGAAATGGGATCCTGGACAGCTCA GaagtggaaaaaattatcctCCAAATGATGCGAATGGCTGAATATCTGGATTGGGATGTCTCTGAGCTGAGGCCG ATTCTTCAGGAGATGATGAAAGAGATTGACTATGATGGTAGTGGCTCTGTCTCCCTAGCTGAGTGGGTCCGAGCGGGAGCCACCACTGTGCCACTGCTAGTGCTGCTGGGGATGGAGATG ACTCTGAAGGATGATGGGCAACATATGTGGAGACCCAAGCGTTTCCCCAGGCCAGTCTACTGCAACCTGTGCGAGTCTAGCATTGGTCTTGGCAAACAGGGGCTCAGCTGTAACT TGTGCAAGTATACTGTTCACGACCAGTGTGCCATGAAAGCGATGCCTTGTGAAGTCAGCACGTATGCCAAGTCTCGTAAGGACATTGGT ATCCAATCACACGTATGGGTGCGAGGAGGCTGTGAGTCTGGGCGCTGTGACCGATGCCAGAAGAAGATCCGGACCTACCACAGTCTCACCGGGCTGCATTGTGTATGGTGCCACCTAGAG ATCCACGACGACTGCCTGCAGACCATGGGCTCTGAGTGTGACGGTGGGCTGCTCCGTGATCACATCTTGCCTCCATCTTCCATCTACCCCAGTGTCCTG GCATCTGGACAGGAtcgcaaacaaagcaaaacaagccagaagacCTTGGATGATCTAAACTTGTGCACCTCTGAGGCTCTGCGG ATTGACCCTGTTTCTAATACCCACCCACTTCTAGTCTTTGTCAATCCTAAGAGTGGTGGAAAGCAAGGGCAGAG GGTTCTTTGGAAGTTCCAGTATATACTAAACCCTCGGCAAGTGTTCAACCTCCTGAAGGATGGTCCTGAGCCAGG GCTCAGATTCTTCAAAGATGTTCCCGACTGCCGGATATTGGTGTGTGGTGGAGATGGCACAGTAGGCTGGATTCTCGAGTCCATTG ACAAAGCCAACTTGCCTGTTGTGCCTCCTGTTGCTGTGTTGCCCCTGGGCACTGGAAATGATCTTGCACGTTGTCTAAGGTGGGGAGGAG GGTATGAGGGACAGAATTTGGCCAAGATTCTCAAGGATATAGAGATGAGTAAGGTAGTACATATAGATCGATGGTCCGTGGAAGTGATACCTCAAAAAACTGAAGAAAAGTGTGACCCAGTCCCCTTTCATATCATCAATAACTATTTCTCCATTGGTGTG GATGCCTCTATTGCTCACCAGTTCCATGTCATGCGAGAGAAATATCCTGAGAAGTTCAACAGCAG AATGAAGAACAAGCTATGGTACTTTGAATTTGCTACATCTGAATCCATCTTCTCAACGTGCAAAAGGCTGGAGGACTCTTTGACAGTTGAG ATCTGTGGGAAACCGCTGGATCTGACCAACCTATCGCTGGAAGGCATTGCAGTATTGAACATCCCTAGTACACATGGCGGCTCTAACCTCTGGGGTGATACCAAGAAACCACAGGGGGATATCTGTGGGATCAACCAGGCCTTAGGCACTACAGCTAAAGTCATCACCGACCCAGACATCCTGAAAACCTGTGTGCCAG ACCTAAGTGACAAACGACTGGAAGTAGTAGGATTGGAAGGTGCAATTGAGATGGGCCAGATCTATACCAAGCTCAAGAGTGCTGGACATCGACTGGCCAAGTGCTCTGAGATCACCTTCCA TACCACAAAAACCCTTCCCATGCAAATTGATGGAGAACCCTGGATGCAGACACCCTGTACA atCAAGATCACCCACAAGAACCAGATGCCCATGCTCATGGGCCCACCTCCCCGTTCCCACAATTTCTTT
- the Dgka gene encoding diacylglycerol kinase alpha isoform X1 — translation MAKEKGLISPEDFAQLQKYMEYSTKKVSDVLKLFEHGEMAKYLQGDAIGYEGFQQFLKIYLEVEQVPIHLSQALFQSFHTGHYLNETMIKADVVCLSDVSCYFSLLEGGRPEDKLEFTFKLYDTDRNGILDSSEVEKIILQMMRMAEYLDWDVSELRPILQEMMKEIDYDGSGSVSLAEWVRAGATTVPLLVLLGMEMTLKDDGQHMWRPKRFPRPVYCNLCESSIGLGKQGLSCNLCKYTVHDQCAMKAMPCEVSTYAKSRKDIGIQSHVWVRGGCESGRCDRCQKKIRTYHSLTGLHCVWCHLEIHDDCLQTMGSECDGGLLRDHILPPSSIYPSVLASGQDRKQSKTSQKTLDDLNLCTSEALRIDPVSNTHPLLVFVNPKSGGKQGQRVLWKFQYILNPRQVFNLLKDGPEPGLRFFKDVPDCRILVCGGDGTVGWILESIDKANLPVVPPVAVLPLGTGNDLARCLRWGGGYEGQNLAKILKDIEMSKVVHIDRWSVEVIPQKTEEKCDPVPFHIINNYFSIGVDASIAHQFHVMREKYPEKFNSRMKNKLWYFEFATSESIFSTCKRLEDSLTVEICGKPLDLTNLSLEGIAVLNIPSTHGGSNLWGDTKKPQGDICGINQALGTTAKVITDPDILKTCVPDLSDKRLEVVGLEGAIEMGQIYTKLKSAGHRLAKCSEITFHTTKTLPMQIDGEPWMQTPCTIKITHKNQMPMLMGPPPRSHNFFGFLG, via the exons ATGGCCAAGGAGAAGGGCCTAATAAGCCCTGAAGACTTTGCCCAACTGCAAAAATATATGGAAT ACTCCACCAAAAAGGTCAGTGATGTCCTAAAGCTCTTCGAGCATGGTGAGATGGCTAAATATCTCCAAGGAGAT GCCATTGGGTACGAAGGATTCCAGCAATTCCTGAAAATCTACCTAGAAGTGGAACAAGTTCCCATCcacctgagccaggcactgtttCAATCCTTCCACACTGGTCACTATTTAAACGAGACCATGATCAAAG cAGATGTAGTGTGTCTCAGTGATGTCTCCTGCTACTTCTCTCTCCTGGAGGGTGGTCGGCCAGAAGACAAGCTGGAAT TTACCTTCAAGCTGTACGACACGGACAGAAATGGGATCCTGGACAGCTCA GaagtggaaaaaattatcctCCAAATGATGCGAATGGCTGAATATCTGGATTGGGATGTCTCTGAGCTGAGGCCG ATTCTTCAGGAGATGATGAAAGAGATTGACTATGATGGTAGTGGCTCTGTCTCCCTAGCTGAGTGGGTCCGAGCGGGAGCCACCACTGTGCCACTGCTAGTGCTGCTGGGGATGGAGATG ACTCTGAAGGATGATGGGCAACATATGTGGAGACCCAAGCGTTTCCCCAGGCCAGTCTACTGCAACCTGTGCGAGTCTAGCATTGGTCTTGGCAAACAGGGGCTCAGCTGTAACT TGTGCAAGTATACTGTTCACGACCAGTGTGCCATGAAAGCGATGCCTTGTGAAGTCAGCACGTATGCCAAGTCTCGTAAGGACATTGGT ATCCAATCACACGTATGGGTGCGAGGAGGCTGTGAGTCTGGGCGCTGTGACCGATGCCAGAAGAAGATCCGGACCTACCACAGTCTCACCGGGCTGCATTGTGTATGGTGCCACCTAGAG ATCCACGACGACTGCCTGCAGACCATGGGCTCTGAGTGTGACGGTGGGCTGCTCCGTGATCACATCTTGCCTCCATCTTCCATCTACCCCAGTGTCCTG GCATCTGGACAGGAtcgcaaacaaagcaaaacaagccagaagacCTTGGATGATCTAAACTTGTGCACCTCTGAGGCTCTGCGG ATTGACCCTGTTTCTAATACCCACCCACTTCTAGTCTTTGTCAATCCTAAGAGTGGTGGAAAGCAAGGGCAGAG GGTTCTTTGGAAGTTCCAGTATATACTAAACCCTCGGCAAGTGTTCAACCTCCTGAAGGATGGTCCTGAGCCAGG GCTCAGATTCTTCAAAGATGTTCCCGACTGCCGGATATTGGTGTGTGGTGGAGATGGCACAGTAGGCTGGATTCTCGAGTCCATTG ACAAAGCCAACTTGCCTGTTGTGCCTCCTGTTGCTGTGTTGCCCCTGGGCACTGGAAATGATCTTGCACGTTGTCTAAGGTGGGGAGGAG GGTATGAGGGACAGAATTTGGCCAAGATTCTCAAGGATATAGAGATGAGTAAGGTAGTACATATAGATCGATGGTCCGTGGAAGTGATACCTCAAAAAACTGAAGAAAAGTGTGACCCAGTCCCCTTTCATATCATCAATAACTATTTCTCCATTGGTGTG GATGCCTCTATTGCTCACCAGTTCCATGTCATGCGAGAGAAATATCCTGAGAAGTTCAACAGCAG AATGAAGAACAAGCTATGGTACTTTGAATTTGCTACATCTGAATCCATCTTCTCAACGTGCAAAAGGCTGGAGGACTCTTTGACAGTTGAG ATCTGTGGGAAACCGCTGGATCTGACCAACCTATCGCTGGAAGGCATTGCAGTATTGAACATCCCTAGTACACATGGCGGCTCTAACCTCTGGGGTGATACCAAGAAACCACAGGGGGATATCTGTGGGATCAACCAGGCCTTAGGCACTACAGCTAAAGTCATCACCGACCCAGACATCCTGAAAACCTGTGTGCCAG ACCTAAGTGACAAACGACTGGAAGTAGTAGGATTGGAAGGTGCAATTGAGATGGGCCAGATCTATACCAAGCTCAAGAGTGCTGGACATCGACTGGCCAAGTGCTCTGAGATCACCTTCCA TACCACAAAAACCCTTCCCATGCAAATTGATGGAGAACCCTGGATGCAGACACCCTGTACA atCAAGATCACCCACAAGAACCAGATGCCCATGCTCATGGGCCCACCTCCCCGTTCCCACAATTTCTTT